The Bradyrhizobium barranii subsp. barranii genome segment GCTGGCCGACTTCATGGCTGCCGATCTGTCCGCGCTCGACCTTCTGGTGGTCCAAATCGACGGGCTGCATCTCGGCGACGATCTCGTGCTGGTCGCCGCGATCGGGGTTGACGGCGAAGGCAACAAGCATCCGCTGGCTCTGGTGGAAGGGGCGACCGAGAATGCCACAACGGTTCAGGCCCTGCTGGATAACCTGGTCTCGCGCGGGCTCGACCCGACGGTGCCAAGACTGTTCATTGCCGACGGCGCGAAGGCGTTGTCGAAGGCGATCCGCCGCACCTTCGGTTCGGCCGCTGCGATCCAGCGCTGCCAGATCCACAAGGCGCGCAACATCATGGAACGCCTGCCGAAAGAGCATCATGCGGCCACCCGTCGGGTGCTGCGCCAGGCCTGGGAGCTCGATGACGCCGACAAGGCCGAAAAATTGATCCGCAATCTCGCGCGTCGACTCGACCAGCAATGGCCCGGCGTAGCGGCAAGCATCCTCGAAGGCCTCGACGAAATCCTGACTGTCGTCCGATTGAAGTTGCCGAAGGAGCTTCGTCGATCACTCGCCTGTACCAACATCGCCGAGAACATGATGGGCACCATTCGCCGCGTCACGCGCAACGTCAAACGCTGGCGGGATGCCAGTATGGCCTTGCGATGGGTCGCGGCCGGCATGATCGAGGCCAACAAGGGCTTCCGACGATTGAAGGCGTATAAGCAATTGTCGGTTCTGCGTGCGGCCCTTCAAGCTCACCACGATCGCATGACGATCAACCCCGTTGCCAACGTCACGAGGGCCGCGTAACATTCATTCCGGCAACGTAGGCCCGACCTAGTTCAACAACGATCGGGACATCCCCTGTGGCAGCTGACAACGCATGCAGCGGGGCGCCAGCTGGCAAAGCGTACGCGAGCAAGCTCTTCACTGTTGCGATGTGCTGTTCCAGGGTCGCGCCGGTAAGGCCACGCACCTCCGATAGATACCGTCTGTAGCGACCAAGAAGTGCTGAGAACGGCTCGGGTACTGCTTCTTTGACGAACAGCCGCCTCGCGATGAGAAAACGTTCAACGGCGCGTCGGGTGCCTTGCAATGACGCGGGGGCAAATGCTTGCGACAAGAACCGTCCTGAAACGCCGGTATCGCAATCAAGCCGCGCTGAACACATCCGGTCGAGAGCTTCCTTTAGGCCTCGTACGTGGTGGCAGGCCGTAGATCGGGCGTAGCCAGCCGAGATGAGCCAAGTAGCGAAATCTTCCAACAAAGTGCCATTGGGCGATGCCGTGTAACCCGCGTGAACCTTCCGGAATAAGTGTTCGAGCATGGTTGCCTCCTTCGGATGAACGAGAGAGAACCACGCTACCGTCGTCAGTTATGTTGAGTAGGGACGGTCGAAGCGGCTGTTAATAGCGGGGAGAATCTAGATCGCTCCACATCACTGCGTGCTGCACATAAGTCCAGTCACGTTGAGCTCAACGTGACTGGACGACTGGGGACCCGAACCGCTCACCGCCGACCAGCGCCGGGATCTGCTGGAGATCGTCGATGATCGCTACGACAAGGGATCCTTGTTGATCACAAGTCAGGTCCCCGTGTCGCAATGGCATGACGTCATTGCCGATCCCACCCTTGGCGATGCGATATTGGACCGCATCATTCACAATGCCCACCGCATCGAGCTCAAAGGCGACAGTCTACGGCGACAGGCTGGCGAAAAGAAAAAACCGTGAGCACCTCGCGCACGATCGCCCCGCCGGCCCACAGGCCCCTCCCATGGACCGCCGGGACGATCTCCAAACTAACCCGCCAATCTTGACGAGGAGAGCTGGCAGAGCTGGCCCCGGTTGTTTGGACAGCGCCCCGCTGGATTTAAGTGGATTCCTGCCGGGTTATGCTGAACGCGGGGCTTTACGGTTTTGTCGTTGCGTCGGGAGGGCGTAGCCCGACCAGAGCGACGACAAAACCGTCGGCGACGGTCATGCGGCCATCACCATAGCTTGCGTGCCGAAGTAAGCCTCGTCGGGCGTGTTCGCCTCCGCACCTGATCGCGATCACTGGAATCCGTGATCACCATCGCCTGGAACACCTGATCACCATCCCTGGAATGCGCAGCAATGTCCTGGAAAGTCGTCGCCAGCGATGATTTCATTGCTCCATTGGGGGCGTAAATGGCGAACGCTCTCGCCTTTTTAAAATCGAAGTCCGCTTTAAGCTTCTTGATTCCGTAGCAGTTTTCAAGATCTATACTAATTTTAGGCATAGCGCGCTCCGACAGTTCACGAGGCACGGTACAACCCAAGGTTGGTTGAGCCGAGTGCCTGGCGCCATTTATCCACGAGGATCACATAGCTTCTTCGGCCGGTCAGCAGTGAGCCTGTCTAATGGTCGAAAACCTTCGCGTATTGGCCGATGAGGGCAATGACTTGACGCCGATGATGAGGCGCACGCTTCGTCGGCTGTTCGAGGACTTCGGGCGCCTCGAACACCGCATCGCCGAGATCACACGTGAAATCGAGGCTTTGGCGGCGAGTGACGAACGAGCGCGGAGGCTCATGACTGTTCCCGGGATAGGCCCACTGGTGGCGACGGCATTCGTCGCGAGCGCCGGCAGTGCTAGTCAGTTCGAAGGGCCAAGGA includes the following:
- a CDS encoding IS256 family transposase, which codes for MTRDITPAGSPATGAVDEAFAEVRASFDRFCLAAGIEALGTMMEADVTAACGPRHGRDAARRAHRWGRTRGRIGFHGGKIEVERPRVRGVDGREVTIPSWETAAAEDWLGRWAMNLMLINVSTRRFGRAVRLPEGDVPAPPGSGISKSAASRRFVALSAARLADFMAADLSALDLLVVQIDGLHLGDDLVLVAAIGVDGEGNKHPLALVEGATENATTVQALLDNLVSRGLDPTVPRLFIADGAKALSKAIRRTFGSAAAIQRCQIHKARNIMERLPKEHHAATRRVLRQAWELDDADKAEKLIRNLARRLDQQWPGVAASILEGLDEILTVVRLKLPKELRRSLACTNIAENMMGTIRRVTRNVKRWRDASMALRWVAAGMIEANKGFRRLKAYKQLSVLRAALQAHHDRMTINPVANVTRAA